One Sulfoacidibacillus ferrooxidans DNA window includes the following coding sequences:
- the folP gene encoding dihydropteroate synthase, with translation MTQMIQSNKMAMLHMNPFCDLGKRTIIMGILNVTPDSFSDGGKYNQLDRAMDHAKEMVEAGADLIDLGAESTRPMHTPVSAMEEWDRVKEIIPALRETVNVPLSIDTYKAEVAFRAVQAGATVINDVWGGAYDPEMFSVVAQTGVPYILMHNQMGLPLIEGDIVDFVYRWFTEQLDKAQEAGVELEQIFLDPGIGFGKTLQQNLTLINQLDRFLPLKRPLLIGTSRKSMIGTVLDLPVQERVEGTAATVAIAISRGADIVRVHDVKELKRVAMMTDSLVR, from the coding sequence ATGACACAGATGATACAATCAAATAAGATGGCTATGTTGCACATGAATCCATTTTGTGATCTAGGGAAACGAACGATCATCATGGGCATTTTAAATGTAACACCGGACTCATTTTCTGATGGTGGTAAATATAATCAATTAGATCGTGCGATGGATCATGCAAAAGAGATGGTAGAAGCCGGAGCGGATCTCATTGACCTTGGCGCAGAGTCGACGAGACCCATGCATACTCCAGTCTCTGCAATGGAAGAGTGGGATCGGGTAAAAGAGATCATCCCCGCGTTAAGGGAGACTGTAAACGTTCCTTTATCCATTGACACCTATAAAGCAGAGGTAGCTTTTCGGGCTGTACAAGCAGGTGCTACGGTGATCAATGATGTCTGGGGTGGAGCCTATGACCCGGAAATGTTTTCTGTTGTAGCACAAACGGGCGTTCCGTATATTTTAATGCATAATCAAATGGGGTTACCGCTTATTGAGGGTGATATTGTAGACTTTGTATACCGATGGTTTACTGAACAGCTAGATAAGGCACAGGAGGCTGGTGTGGAGTTGGAACAGATCTTTCTGGATCCTGGGATTGGTTTTGGTAAAACACTTCAACAAAACTTGACGCTCATTAATCAGTTAGACCGGTTCCTACCGCTTAAAAGACCCCTACTTATAGGTACTTCACGCAAATCAATGATTGGAACAGTGCTCGATCTACCCGTACAAGAGCGTGTTGAAGGTACAGCAGCTACCGTTGCCATCGCGATTAGTCGCGGTGCAGATATCGTACGCGTACATGATGTTAAAGAATTAAAACGCGTGGCGATGATGACCGATTCATTGGTGCGTTAG
- the cysK gene encoding cysteine synthase A has translation MIGTKNILQLIGKTPIVQLQHLVDDDSADVFVKLEWFNPGGSIKDRVALSMVEAAEKAGLLTAGKIIVEPTSGNTGIGLALVGAAKGYKVLLVMPETMSVERRSLLRAYGADLMLTPGALGMRGAIEKAGEIVEQDPLRYYMPQQFDNPANVAAHRLTTGPEIVEQMDGTLDAFVSAVGTGGTLTGIGTVLRERIPGCKLIAVEPATSPVLSGGQAGPHKIQGIGAGFVPSILQRELMDRIMLVTDEESFITARRLAREEGLLVGISSGAAVSAALHIAKELGKGHKVLTISASNGERYLSTPLFQEG, from the coding sequence GTGATTGGCACGAAAAATATTTTACAACTTATTGGAAAAACGCCTATTGTGCAGTTGCAACATCTTGTGGATGATGATAGTGCAGATGTATTTGTAAAATTAGAGTGGTTTAATCCAGGGGGAAGTATCAAAGACCGTGTAGCGCTAAGTATGGTGGAGGCAGCGGAAAAAGCCGGTCTGCTGACGGCAGGAAAGATCATCGTTGAACCTACAAGTGGCAATACAGGGATTGGTTTGGCACTGGTTGGGGCTGCAAAAGGATATAAAGTACTACTTGTCATGCCAGAGACAATGAGCGTGGAAAGGCGTAGTCTATTGCGCGCCTATGGTGCGGATTTGATGCTAACTCCAGGGGCACTGGGCATGCGTGGTGCCATTGAAAAGGCTGGAGAGATTGTGGAACAAGATCCTTTGCGTTATTATATGCCACAACAGTTTGACAATCCAGCAAATGTAGCTGCACACCGATTGACCACTGGTCCTGAAATCGTAGAACAAATGGATGGAACGTTAGATGCATTTGTGTCTGCAGTTGGAACCGGCGGGACACTTACTGGCATAGGAACGGTATTGCGCGAACGAATTCCAGGGTGTAAGTTGATTGCGGTGGAACCAGCGACATCACCTGTGTTATCTGGAGGTCAGGCTGGTCCACATAAGATTCAAGGAATTGGCGCAGGGTTTGTACCATCTATCTTACAACGTGAATTGATGGACCGCATTATGCTTGTTACTGATGAAGAATCATTTATTACTGCACGTAGATTAGCTCGTGAAGAGGGTCTGCTAGTGGGTATTAGTTCGGGAGCAGCTGTCAGCGCAGCACTTCACATTGCAAAAGAGCTAGGGAAAGGTCATAAAGTCTTGACGATATCTGCATCTAACGGAGAACGGTATTTAAGTACACCATTATTCCAAGAAGGTTAA